A genome region from Gambusia affinis linkage group LG24, SWU_Gaff_1.0, whole genome shotgun sequence includes the following:
- the LOC122826855 gene encoding probable ribonuclease ZC3H12C, whose amino-acid sequence MGQKDHVEAGAVLHLAPHLEYLHVAGTDRQAGGLDGPPAMEEQAENFTTTATVGSPPEESGGSDGERKTAPPATADSERGEVSYTSSKNTHQPLCRTPCVDLGTEGPPEPPSVPSGEPEREPADSPAPEPEPKLAGKDYQAKLEFALKLGYSEETVRQVLSKLGPDTLINDILGELVKLGTKPDGEQPAGTLTSTSSSSSSSSDVLDGQRSDSPLPSESVCDQDNLRPIVVDGSNVAMSHGNKEVFSCQGIQLAVDWFVERGHQEITVFVPAWRKEQSRPDAPITDQEILRRLEKEKILVFTPSRRVQGRRVVCYDDRFIVKLAYESDGIIVSNDNYRDLANEKPEWKKFIDERLLMYSFVNDKFMPPDDPLGRHGPSLDNFLRKRPILPEQKKQPCPYGKKCTYGHKCKYYHPERGAQPQRAVADELRASAKSCVPSKNQGDTGLVKSHSVPTGTIEAKSGAPKRQSDPSVRALSYSDAEEKLLAKSRLESQKSNVGAGGSSSSSSSSSIGCSGGLAVSSSLAGPTPGFGLLQDQQSRSGTHLPAPSHDLYPHCETPDLSYYSVTRAYCGLSLSSRRSPDCRYPNDPELRHGSMGSAGSECGSESSISCGSSDSYSDRSCPGCPPEPLLEESVHFPNPAGRLYAHHMASNHELCSLHAADYPSIQHNHTSNPAVHSYHLNAACGQSCLHEQPEGPPKRPLYPLPPHLQHQPLAARSSCPGDYHSLPQSNHQPPGSPIGRCLAPTRSESVSDSHLYEHLSASHHHHRPKTLPSWETYYRQPSLPPSRYEPSAYQSLPDTHQSSWHPAPWPQEGYSSSHPALHPSPTRYLGHPPPPALSPHPPYPPHSSHLALLSHPPPPYGPQHPESPVHCRYEDVREKAYVDLCNIFPSELVRRVMARSPHVTDPQQLAAAILAEKAQSGY is encoded by the exons ATGGGCCAGAAGGACCATGTGGAGGCGGGAGCAGTCCTCCACCTGGCACCGCACCTGGAGTATCTCCACGTAGCAGGGACCGACCGGCAGGCTGGCGGCCTTGACGGACCCCCTGCTATGGAGGAGCAGGCGGAGAACTTCACCACCACCGCCACTGTTGGTTCCCCTCCGGAGGAGAGCGGTGGGTCTGACGGCGAGCGCAAGACGGCGCCGCCGGCCACAGCAGACTCGGAGAGAGGAGAGGTCAGCTACACTTCCAGTAAAAACACCCACCAGCCGCTGTGCCGCACGCCATGTGTAGACCTGGGCACGGAGGGGCCTCCGGAGCCTCCGTCGGTTCCCTCAGGAGAACCGGAGCGGGAACCGGCCGACTCCCCcgcaccagaaccagagcccAAACTGGCGGGGAAGGACTACCAGGCGAAGCTGGAGTTTGCCTTGAAGCTGGGTTACTCTGAAGAGACTGTGCGCCAGGTGCTGTCCAAGCTGGGACCCGACACCCTCATCAACGACATACTGGGCGAATTGGTCAAACTGGGCACCAAACCTGACGGCGAGCAGCCAGCGGGAACATTGACCTCTACCTCATCGTCTTCATCATCCTCGTCTGATGTGCTGGACGGGCAGAGATCGGACTCTCCACTGCCCTCGGAGTCCGTCTGTGACCAGGACAACCTGCGACCGATCGTGGTGGACGGCAGCAACGTGGCCATGAG TCATGGCAACAAGGAGGTGTTTTCCTGTCAGGGCATCCAGCTGGCTGTAGACTGGTTTGTGGAGCGCGGCCATCAGGAAATCACGGTTTTCGTGCCTGCTTGGAGGAAAGAGCAGTCCCGCCCTGATGCTCCAATAACGG ATCAGGAGATCCTGCGGCGCCTCGAGAAAGAAAAGATCCTGGTCTTCACCCCCTCACGGCGCGTCCAAGGTCGGCGCGTGGTCTGCTATGACGATCGCTTCATCGTCAAGCTGGCTTATGAGTCAGATGGCATCATCGTCTCCAATGACAACTACAGAGACCTGGCTAATGAAAAGCCTGAGTGGAAGAAGTTCATAGACGAGCGGCTGCTCATGTATTCTTTTGTCAATGACAA atttatgcCTCCAGATGACCCCCTCGGACGTCACGGCCCCAGCCTGGACAACTTCTTGAGGAAAAGGCCAATCCTGCCTGAGCAGAAGAAACAACCCTGTCCATATG GGAAAAAGTGCACGTACGGCCACAAGTGCAAGTACTACCACCCTGAGAGAGGAGCGCAGCCTCAGCGCGCCGTGGCCGATGAGTTGCGTGCCAGTGCCAAGAGCTGCGTCCCCTCCAAGAACCAGGGCGATACTGGACTGGTGAAGAGCCACAGTGTGCCAACTGGTACCATCGAGGCAAAAAGCGGTGCCCCAAAAAGGCAATCAGATCCCAGCGTCCGAGCTCTGTCGTACAGCGACGCCGAGGAAAAGCTGCTGGCGAAAAGTAGACTAGAAAGCCAGAAGAGCAACGTGGGAGCAGgtgggagcagcagcagcagttctaGTAGCAGCATCGGCTGTAGCGGAGGTTTAGCTGTGTCTTCATCCCTGGCAGGACCGACACCTGGTTTTGGTCTTTTGCAAGACCAACAGTCCAGATCAGGGACACATCTACCGGCCCCCAGCCATGATCTCTACCCTCACTGTGAGACTCCAGACTTAAGCTACTACTCTGTGACACGGGCCTACTGCGGCCTGAGCCTCTCCTCCCGACGAAGCCCGGACTGCCGCTACCCCAACGATCCGGAGCTGCGGCACGGCTCGATGGGCTCCGCAGGTTCTGAATGCGGGAGCGAAAGCAGCATCAGTTGCGGTAGCAGCGACTCGTATAGCGACCGATCTTGTCCCGGATGCCCCCCAGAACCTTTACTAGAAGAAAGCGTTCATTTCCCCAACCCTGCCGGCCGCCTGTACGCTCATCACATGGCTTCTAACCACGAGCTGTGCAGTCTGCATGCGGCAGATTACCCAAGCATCCAACACAACCACACCTCTAATCCAGCCGTCCATTCCTACCATCTGAATGCTGCGTGTGGACAGAGCTGTCTTCATGAGCAGCCAGAGGGGCCCCCTAAGCGGCCCCTTTACCCTCTGCCTCCTCACCTCCAACACCAGCCGCTAGCTGCCCGCTCCAGCTGCCCCGGCGACTACCACTCTCTGCCTCAGTCCAACCATCAACCCCCTGGATCTCCCATTGGCCGCTGCCTGGCCCCCACTCGCAGCGAAAGCGTGTCCGACTCGCATCTGTACGAACATCTCTCCGCCTCTCACCACCACCATCGACCCAAAACGCTGCCCAGCTGGGAGACGTATTACAGACAGCCGTCGCTCCCACCATCAAGGTACGAGCCGTCGGCCTACCAGAGTCTGCCTGATACGCATCAGTCGTCCTGGCACCCGGCACCGTGGCCTCAAGAGGGCTACAGCTCGTCTCACCCAGCTCTGCACCCGTCCCCGACACGTTACTTAGGCCACCCGCCGCCACCAGCCCTCTCTCCCCACCCTCCTTACCCGCCTCACAGCTCCCATCTCGCTCTTCTGTCGCACCCTCCCCCTCCGTACGGGCCGCAGCACCCCGAGTCCCCCGTGCACTGCCGCTACGAAGACGTGAGGGAGAAGGCGTACGTCGACCTTTGCAACATCTTCCCCTCGGAGCTGGTGAGGCGTGTGATGGCTAGGAGCCCCCATGTCACGGACCCCCAGCAGCTGGCTGCCGCCATCTTGGCAGAGAAAGCTCAAAGTGGCTACTGA